A genome region from Gaiellales bacterium includes the following:
- a CDS encoding glycosyltransferase family 4 protein, translating into MSAAQPPLRILAVGDARSIHTLRWARRLVDRGHDVHIVSNRVGADPRETAGIGIHDLLRLDPLMRVPRLRRARFGPAIRGLARRLDVDIVHGHGITPFAYWAALADVHPFVVSPWGRDVLVDALKEPGRSRALRTWRSADFLMVNSGAIADAAVAAGANPTRIAHIIWHTQLSGFGPEHADPSGLRAELGWPEDALIVLSLRNFQSRTNIDVLVRAFARVAPSHPTARLLLAARGGEARPQVEAAVAASGMADRIRIHRVDPAGLPRLAASGDIVVSIADTDSSPSSLLEAMASGNPMIGGWCPSIDEWIAPGEGAEMVQPRDEQALAAALARLLSDAPLRERYAQRNIETVRARVAESAPAMEQLYRRLIAEHAAGSSNRSS; encoded by the coding sequence GTGAGCGCTGCGCAGCCCCCGCTGCGCATCCTCGCTGTCGGGGATGCCCGGTCGATCCACACCCTGCGCTGGGCGCGGCGGCTGGTCGACCGGGGGCATGACGTCCACATCGTCTCCAACAGGGTCGGCGCAGACCCGCGCGAGACCGCCGGGATCGGCATCCACGACCTGCTGCGGCTCGATCCGCTCATGCGCGTGCCGCGGCTCCGGCGCGCCCGGTTCGGCCCCGCGATCCGCGGGCTCGCCCGCCGACTCGACGTCGACATCGTCCACGGCCACGGCATCACGCCCTTCGCGTACTGGGCCGCGCTCGCCGATGTCCACCCGTTCGTGGTCAGCCCCTGGGGGCGCGACGTGCTGGTGGACGCCCTCAAGGAGCCGGGGCGCAGCCGGGCGCTGCGGACGTGGCGGTCGGCCGACTTCCTCATGGTCAACTCCGGCGCGATCGCCGATGCCGCGGTCGCCGCGGGCGCAAACCCGACGCGGATCGCGCACATCATCTGGCACACGCAGCTGTCGGGATTCGGCCCCGAGCACGCGGATCCGTCCGGGCTGCGGGCGGAGCTGGGATGGCCCGAGGACGCGCTGATCGTGCTGTCGCTGCGCAACTTCCAGTCCCGAACGAACATCGACGTCCTGGTGCGCGCGTTCGCGCGGGTGGCGCCGTCGCATCCGACGGCGCGGCTGCTGCTGGCGGCGCGTGGCGGCGAGGCTCGCCCGCAGGTCGAGGCGGCGGTCGCGGCCTCCGGCATGGCTGACCGGATCCGCATCCACCGGGTCGACCCGGCCGGGCTGCCGCGGCTGGCAGCCTCCGGCGACATCGTCGTATCGATCGCGGACACCGACTCGTCCCCCTCATCGCTGCTCGAGGCCATGGCCAGCGGGAACCCGATGATCGGCGGCTGGTGCCCGTCGATCGACGAGTGGATCGCGCCGGGGGAGGGCGCCGAGATGGTGCAGCCGCGGGACGAGCAGGCGCTGGCCGCCGCACTGGCCCGCCTGCTGTCGGACGCGCCGCTGCGCGAGCGCTACGCGCAGCGCAACATCGAGACGGTGCGAGCGCGCGTCGCCGAGTCCGCACCGGCGATGGAGCAGCTCTACCGGCGGCTGATCGCCGAGCATGCGGCGGGCTCGTCCAACCGGTCCTCGTAG
- a CDS encoding alkaline phosphatase family protein: MSSAKRLMIIGLDCAAPEILFDDMKGELPVLNRLMEQGVYGPLESCDPPITVPAWSCMMSSKDPGTLGFYGFRNRKDHSYDGMTFATAEKVKEDRVWDILSRAGKHVVVLGVPQTFPPSRVNGEMIGCFLSPSTESRYTFPEELRDEIRDVVGEYMVDVPNFRTDQKDRILRDINEMTRRRFQLARHLRDSRPWDFFMMVEMGPDRLHHGFWRYYDPKHPDYVPGTPYETAFRDYYRYLDGEIGSLIEGLDDDTALMVVSDHGAQSMYGGIQVNEWLVREGYLTLHDPDATGPVKPDMIDWSRTRVWGDGGYYSRIFLNVRGREPEGIVDPAGVEPLRDELIGKLEALGDEHGTPIGTRVFRPEQLYHHVNGVPPDLICYFGNLTWRAIGSVGDGRVHVRENDTGPDDANHAKFGIYIFDGPGMPQTPPSGAQLFDIAPTALALLGHPVPADMQGRSLI; the protein is encoded by the coding sequence ATGAGCTCCGCCAAGCGGCTGATGATCATCGGACTGGACTGCGCCGCCCCGGAGATCCTGTTCGACGACATGAAGGGCGAGCTGCCCGTCCTCAACCGGCTGATGGAGCAGGGCGTGTACGGGCCGCTCGAGTCCTGCGACCCGCCCATCACCGTGCCCGCATGGTCGTGCATGATGAGCTCGAAGGACCCCGGCACCCTCGGGTTCTACGGCTTCCGCAACCGCAAGGACCACTCCTACGACGGCATGACCTTCGCGACCGCGGAGAAGGTGAAGGAGGACAGGGTCTGGGACATCCTCTCGCGCGCCGGCAAGCACGTGGTCGTGCTGGGAGTGCCGCAGACGTTTCCCCCCAGCCGCGTGAACGGCGAGATGATCGGCTGCTTCCTGTCGCCCTCGACCGAATCGCGCTACACGTTCCCCGAGGAGCTCCGCGACGAGATCAGGGACGTGGTCGGCGAGTACATGGTCGACGTGCCGAACTTCCGCACCGACCAGAAGGACCGCATCCTGCGCGACATCAACGAGATGACGCGCCGCCGGTTCCAGCTGGCGCGCCATCTGCGCGACTCCCGCCCGTGGGACTTCTTCATGATGGTCGAGATGGGCCCCGACCGCCTGCACCACGGGTTCTGGCGCTACTACGACCCCAAGCACCCGGACTACGTCCCCGGGACCCCCTACGAGACGGCCTTCCGCGACTACTACCGCTACCTCGACGGCGAGATCGGGTCGCTGATCGAGGGGCTGGACGACGACACGGCGCTGATGGTCGTGTCCGACCACGGTGCGCAGTCCATGTACGGCGGCATCCAGGTGAACGAGTGGCTCGTCCGCGAGGGCTACCTGACGCTCCACGACCCGGATGCAACGGGACCGGTCAAGCCGGACATGATCGACTGGTCGCGGACGCGCGTGTGGGGCGACGGCGGCTACTACTCCCGCATCTTCCTGAACGTGCGCGGCCGCGAGCCGGAGGGGATCGTCGACCCCGCCGGCGTCGAGCCGCTGCGCGACGAGCTGATCGGAAAGCTCGAGGCGCTCGGCGACGAGCATGGAACTCCGATCGGGACGCGCGTCTTCCGCCCCGAGCAGCTCTACCACCACGTGAACGGCGTTCCGCCCGACCTCATCTGCTACTTCGGCAACCTCACCTGGCGCGCGATCGGATCGGTCGGGGACGGCCGCGTGCACGTGCGGGAGAACGACACCGGGCCGGACGACGCGAACCACGCCAAGTTCGGCATCTACATCTTCGACGGCCCCGGCATGCCGCAGACGCCGCCGAGCGGCGCGCAGCTGTTCGACATCGCGCCGACGGCGCTGGCGCTGCTCGGCCATCCTGTCCCCGCCGACATGCAGGGACGCAGCCTGATCTGA
- a CDS encoding OsmC family protein — protein sequence MDLRALQEPLKEGYRSDPASGRITLTATGASAGSPVACSVDLGRAVQEAQAHAGVGGEGTGACSGDLLLGALAACAQITCQMVAAAMGLEVDDIAVTAEGDLDLLGTLGVDREAPVGFSAIRLSFAVDAPGATAEQLAALQRKTERYCVVMQTLTAPPPVTTSWAQG from the coding sequence ATGGATCTCCGTGCCCTTCAGGAGCCGCTGAAGGAGGGATACCGCAGCGATCCGGCAAGCGGGCGGATCACGCTGACGGCGACCGGCGCCTCCGCCGGCAGTCCCGTCGCGTGCTCGGTCGACCTCGGCCGCGCCGTCCAGGAGGCCCAGGCGCACGCGGGCGTCGGAGGGGAGGGGACCGGAGCATGCTCCGGGGATCTGCTGCTCGGAGCGCTGGCGGCGTGCGCGCAGATCACGTGCCAGATGGTGGCCGCCGCGATGGGGCTCGAGGTGGACGACATCGCCGTCACCGCCGAGGGCGACCTCGACCTGCTCGGCACGCTTGGCGTCGACCGCGAGGCGCCGGTCGGTTTCTCCGCGATCCGGCTGTCGTTCGCGGTCGATGCGCCCGGCGCAACAGCCGAGCAGCTCGCCGCGCTCCAGCGCAAGACCGAGCGATACTGCGTCGTCATGCAGACGCTGACCGCGCCACCGCCGGTCACCACGTCCTGGGCGCAGGGCTGA
- a CDS encoding AarF/ABC1/UbiB kinase family protein, producing MATRLSRRTQVARVREIAQIAARHGFGYAFERRPRGEDDTVDLSMEARGRHLREMFDELGPTFVKFGQLLSIRPDVIPPEVISELRLLQDSVSPFPYEDVERVIRTELKGEVGDLFARFDHEPIAAASIGQVHFAELHTGRQVAVKVQRPNARRQIEADIVLLRRVARTVKSRVKQLEFVDTVELVDEFARSITRELDYRIEARNADVFRRTFEGSPRVVIPKVYWTYSSERVLTLERIEGTKLGDLDLSALEQSERRRIAHLMAEIWLEMVFRHGTFHADPHPANIFLLADGRMGLVDFGITGALSQVDMRRLTRLFFDAVNENVDALPRRLRDLGVRFNSQQEEEFRLELREVYYRYHGAALGDIDPIEMIREAFTLIARMHLRLPTRFALLDKTLATLGSVGAEIYPQFNVFDVAEPYAEELMAEQLTPSALLDRGRDELVKYGGLLLELPYQVHDTLEQVRDGEIEVQFRHKGLDELIAKADVVFNRLVIAIVMAGTIIGSALIGANASGGPHLLGVHVLTWFGFLVASGLGLLLVWSIVRSGRL from the coding sequence ATGGCCACACGACTGAGCCGGCGTACGCAGGTCGCGCGTGTGCGGGAGATCGCCCAGATCGCCGCGCGGCACGGCTTCGGCTATGCGTTCGAGCGGCGCCCGCGCGGCGAGGACGACACGGTCGACCTCTCGATGGAAGCCCGCGGACGGCACCTCCGCGAGATGTTCGACGAGCTGGGGCCGACGTTCGTCAAGTTCGGCCAGCTGCTCTCGATCCGCCCCGACGTGATCCCTCCCGAGGTCATCAGCGAGCTGCGCCTCCTCCAGGACTCGGTCTCGCCGTTCCCGTACGAGGACGTCGAACGGGTGATCCGCACGGAGCTGAAGGGGGAGGTCGGCGACCTGTTCGCCCGCTTCGACCACGAGCCGATCGCGGCCGCGTCGATCGGCCAGGTGCACTTCGCGGAGCTTCACACCGGCCGCCAGGTGGCGGTCAAGGTGCAGCGCCCGAATGCGCGGCGGCAGATCGAGGCCGACATCGTGCTGCTCCGGCGCGTCGCGCGGACCGTCAAGAGCCGGGTCAAGCAGCTGGAGTTCGTCGACACCGTCGAGCTGGTCGACGAGTTCGCCCGGTCGATCACCCGCGAGCTCGACTACCGGATCGAGGCCCGGAACGCGGATGTCTTCCGCCGGACGTTCGAGGGCTCGCCGCGCGTGGTGATCCCCAAGGTGTACTGGACGTACTCGAGCGAGCGCGTCCTGACGCTGGAGCGGATCGAAGGCACCAAGCTCGGCGACCTCGACCTATCGGCGCTCGAGCAGTCGGAGCGCCGCCGGATCGCGCACCTGATGGCCGAGATCTGGCTGGAGATGGTGTTCCGCCACGGGACCTTCCACGCCGACCCCCATCCCGCGAACATCTTCCTGCTCGCCGACGGGAGGATGGGCCTGGTCGACTTCGGCATCACCGGCGCGCTCTCGCAGGTCGACATGCGGCGGCTGACACGGCTGTTCTTCGACGCGGTGAACGAGAACGTGGACGCGCTCCCCCGCCGCCTCCGCGACCTGGGAGTGCGTTTCAACAGCCAGCAGGAGGAGGAGTTCCGGCTCGAGCTGCGCGAGGTGTACTACCGCTACCACGGTGCTGCGCTCGGCGACATCGACCCCATCGAGATGATTCGCGAGGCCTTCACGCTGATCGCGCGCATGCACCTGCGGCTGCCGACGCGGTTCGCGCTGCTCGACAAGACGCTCGCCACGCTCGGCTCGGTGGGAGCGGAGATCTATCCGCAGTTCAACGTCTTCGACGTCGCCGAGCCCTACGCGGAGGAGCTGATGGCCGAGCAGCTGACGCCCTCGGCGCTGCTCGACCGGGGCAGGGACGAGCTCGTCAAGTACGGCGGCCTGCTCCTGGAGCTGCCCTATCAGGTGCATGACACGCTGGAGCAGGTGCGCGACGGCGAGATCGAGGTGCAGTTCCGGCACAAGGGCCTCGACGAGCTGATCGCCAAGGCGGACGTGGTCTTCAACCGGCTGGTGATCGCGATCGTGATGGCGGGGACGATCATCGGCTCGGCCCTGATCGGCGCGAACGCGTCCGGCGGGCCGCACCTGCTCGGCGTGCATGTGCTGACCTGGTTCGGCTTCCTGGTCGCCTCCGGGCTCGGTCTGCTGCTGGTCTGGTCGATCGTCCGCAGCGGCCGGCTGTAG